From a single Populus nigra chromosome 18, ddPopNigr1.1, whole genome shotgun sequence genomic region:
- the LOC133678282 gene encoding methyl-CpG-binding domain protein 4-like protein encodes MAMQLSMESSRVGELDIEECSNSNKAKRRKKKPISNQEEDKEKDANVIGRSKKKKKKEGTKTSLLSATTSPYYNKFDEAYERKTADNTWKPPQSEFGFLHNHAHDPWRVLVICMLLNRTAGTRAERVVADLFTLCPDAKAATGVATEEIERAIKSLGLQKTRAKMVQRLSEDYLEEDWTHVTQLPGVGKYAADAYAIFCTGKWEQVRPNDHMLNRYWEYLCSTKNALS; translated from the exons ATGGCAATGCAGTTGAGCATGGAAAGCTCAAGAGTGGGTGAGTTAGACATAGAAGAATGCAGCAATTCCAACAAGGCaaagaggagaaagaagaaaCCAATTTCGAATCAGGAAGAAGATAAAGAGAAGGATGCCAATGTCATTGGCAGgtctaagaagaagaagaagaaagaagggaCAAAAACGTCACTTCTTTCTGCTACTACTAGTCCTTATTACAATAAGTTTGATGAGGCTTACGAAAGGAAAACAGCAGACAACACATGGAAGCCACCACAATCTGAATTTGGGTTCTTGCATAATCATGCACATGACCCTTGGAGAGTTTTGGTCATTTGTATGCTCCTTAATCGCACTGCTGGTACTCGG GCTGAAAGAGTTGTAGCAGACCTCTTTACTCTGTGTCCTGATGCAAAGGCTGCCACTGGGGTTGCAACAGAGGAGATTGAAAGAGCAATTAAAAGTCTAGGTTTACAAAAGACGAGAGCAAAGATGGTACAGCGATTATCTGAAGACTATTTAGAGGAGGACTGGACCCATGTCACTCAGTTGCCTGGTGTTGGAAA GTATGCTGCTGATGCATATGCAATATTCTGCACAGGAAAGTGGGAGCAGGTTAGACCAAATGATCACATGCTAAATCGTTACTGGGAATACCTTTGCAGTACCAAGAATGCTTTGTCATAA
- the LOC133678821 gene encoding short chain aldehyde dehydrogenase 1-like has protein sequence MITGGASGVVQVHSIIARLFIQHDAKVLVVNIQDELGRCLYMKNLAPKIQHLTFLVTRDSDVQNVADLAVSMNAKLDVLYNNADVSSDVDPRILATTGDEFKRVVDVNFVWCFLRAKHAARIMIPVKTIGNSIADKRFGNMEKVEFFSETN, from the exons ATGATAACCGGTGGAGCTAGTGGAGTAGTACAAGTCCATAGCATTATAGCAAGGTTGTTTATACAACATGATGCCAAGGTTCTCGTTGTCAATATCCAAGATGAACTTGGTCGCTGCCTCTATATGAAGAACTTGGCTCCCAAAATTCAACATCTTACATTCCTAGTGACACGCGACTCCGATGTGCAAAACGTTGCAGACTTGGCTGTCTCCATGAATGCAAAGCTTGATGTTTTATACAACAACGCTGATGTTTCAAGCGACGTAGATCCCAGAATCTTAGCTACCACCGGTGACGAATTCAAAAGGGTTGTTGATGTCAATTTTGTTTGGTGCTTTCTCAGAGCTAAACATGCCGCCAGGATAATGATTCCAGTCAAGACGAT TGGCAACTCCATTGCTGACAAAAGGTTTGGTAACATGGAGAAGGTTGAGTTCTTCTCAGAGACAAATTGA